One genomic window of Brachionichthys hirsutus isolate HB-005 chromosome 22, CSIRO-AGI_Bhir_v1, whole genome shotgun sequence includes the following:
- the itih5 gene encoding inter-alpha-trypsin inhibitor heavy chain H5, with protein sequence MLLLPALLATFSLAAPGQLERSQFGEDIDSDLADFDFGIAPRRVPRQVKRILATETKPHIQELSITTTVISRYAFTAVYCAMLNRRSAAADGVFQFQIPVDAYVSNFTMIIGGRVYQSEVRPKEKRVKQENNKPKNKESGEESLRPELVFRMVAKIPGRNRAYFLLTYEQLLQRRLGRYEHVTSLRPLQLVSRLSLDVTIIDHSAITDLQVLPLRSGGSASGPNTANGPNAPKTAAKPPRPANAVIKNEKGVWKITFSPNIVQQAKMSTSGLLGDFVIRYDVEREMGVGDIQVLNGHFVHHFAPKDLPVVPKNVVFVIDTSASMLGTKIRQTKDALFTILRDLRAADRFNFVSFSNRIKVWQPDRLVPVTPLSVRDAKKFIYMLPTSGGTNIDDAIQAGSSLLRGYLSGPDAGPNSVSLIIFLTDGRPTVGEIRSTSILGNARSAVREKFCIFTIGIGNDVDYRLLERMALENCGMMRRIDEEADAGAMLKGFYDEIGTPLLSDVRINYTADSVEYVTRRLFANYFNGSEIVVAGKLTNESAESLHVRVAASNNDKTIVLETDVPLRHRQTETEKRVKAAVAAIAAGTKALESGAARGLGSVLGSIAEDFVERVWGFLSIKEGLRSRLRSRTSKEREDHTERATNLSLTYRFFTPLTGLVVEKPRVLDDGSVAPATAHEAVSTANELPADAEDGQGQGQTGSLSNMMGKVEKRPAKKSITISKTSADGDPHFVVDFPLSKLTACFNINGEAGHVLRLVSDRGHSGVTVNGKLIGAPAPPGSRKQQRTYFSAIAVVVERPKRAYIEVTPKKVILDGRDRLVLPCHATAAVDSGALAVSIVAEANVTVTVGGNISFVILLHRYKNPAPYQRDHLGFYIGHSEGLSPNCHGLLGQFLYEEVGVAQLPAAGDGKPSPFVLKVKERTVPVVQKSRRIYGGAQSVDCWFARNNAAELIDGRYRDYLMTHMFDTGSWPRGTNERRLN encoded by the exons ATGCTGCTGCTCCCGGCTCTGCTGGCGACTTTCAGCCTCGCCGCACCGGGACAGCTGGAGCGATCCCAGTTCGGAGAGGACATCGATTCAGATTTGGCAGACTTTGATTTCGGCATT GCGCCACGGAGGGTCCCACGGCAGGTGAAGAGGATTCTCGCCACG GAGACGAAGCCTCACATCCAGGAGCTGTCCATCACGACCACCGTCATCTCCCGCTACGCCTTCACGGCGGTCTACTGCGCCATGCTCAACCGGCGGTCCGCCGCCGCCGACGGCGTCTTCCAGTTCCAGATCCCCGTTGACGCCTACGTCTCCAACTTCACCAT GATCATTGGTGGGCGTGTCTACCAGAGCGAGGTCAGGCCCAAGGAAAAGAGGGTGAAGCAGGAGAACAACAAACCCAAGAACAAAGAGTCAGGTGAAGAGag TCTTCGGCCCGAGCTGGTGTTCAGGATGGTCGCCAAAATCCCGGGTCGGAACCGGGCCTACTTCCTGCTCACCTAcgagcagctcctgcagcggCGGCTGGGACGCTACGAGCACGTGACCAGCCTGCGCCCGCTGCAGCTGGTCAGCCGCCTGAGCCTGGACGTCACCATCATCGACCACTCGGCCATCACGGACCTGCAGGTGCTGCCGCTCCGAAGCGGCGGGAGCGCCAGCGGGCCCAACACGGCAAACGGGCCCAACGCACCGAAGACAGCAG CCAAGCCGCCGCGTCCCGCCAACGCCGTGATCAAGAACGAAAAGGGCGTCTGGAAAATCACCTTCAGCCCGAACATCGTCCAGCAGGCCAAGATGTCCACCAGCGGCCTGCTGGGGGACTTTGTGATCCGCTACGAcgtggagagagagatgggggtcGGAGACATCCAG GTCTTAAATGGACATTTCGTCCACCACTTTGCCCCCAAAGATCTTCCCGTCGTCCCCAAGAATGTGGTGTTTGTTATCGACACCAGCGCCTCCATGCTGGGGACCAAGATCCGACAG ACCAAAGACGCGCTGTTCACCATCCTGAGGGACCTGCGAGCCGCCGATCGCTTCAACTTCGTCAGCTTCTCCAACAGGATCAAAGTCTGGCAGCCGGACCGTCTGGTGCCGGTGACGCCTCTGAGCGTCCGGGACGCCAAGAAGTTCATTTACATGCTGCCGACGAGCGGCG GGACAAATATCGACGACGCCATCCAGGCCGGCTCCTCGCTGCTTCGGGGTTACCTCTCGGGCCCTGACGCCGGCCCAAACAGCGTCTCCCTCATTATTTTCCTGACCGACGGTCGTCCCACGGTCGGAGAGATCCGGTCCACTTCCATCCTGGGAAACGCCCGTTCGGCCGTGCGGGAAAAGTTCTGCATCTTCACCATCGGGATCGGAAATGACGTCGATTACCGGCTGCTGGAACGCATGGCTCTGGAAAACTGTGGGATGATGAGGCGGATCGACGAGGAGGCGGACGCCGGCGCCATGCTCAAAGG GTTCTACGACGAGATCGGGACCCCTCTTCTGTCTGACGTCAGGATCAACTACACGGCCGACTCGGTCGAGTACGTCACGCGGCGTCTGTTCGCCAACTACTTCAACGGCTCCGAGATCGTCGTCGCCGGGAAGCTAACCAACGAGAGCGCCGAATCGCTGCACGTCCGCGTCGCCGCCAGCAACAACGACAAGACCATCGTCCTGGAGACCGACGTTCCGCTGCGGCACCggcagacggagacggagaagcGCGTGAAAGCGGCCGTCGCCGCCATCGCGGCCGGAACCAAGGCGCTGGAGTCGGGAGCCGCTCGGGGATTGGGTTCTGTGTTGGGTTCAATAGCCGAAGACTTTGTGGAACGCGTCTGGGGGTTTCTGAGCATCAAGGAGGGGCTACGGTCCCGGCTGCGCAGTCGGACCAGCAAGGAAAGGGAAGACCACACGGAGCGGGCCACCAATCTGTCTCTGACTTACCGGTTCTTCACTCCCCTGACCGGCCTGGTGGTGGAGAAACCCCGAGTCCTGGACGACGGCAGCGTGGCCCCGGCAACCGCCCATGAGGCAGTCTCAACAGCCAATGAGCTTCCAGCTGACGCAGAGGacggacagggacagggacagactGGGTCTCTGAGCAACATGATGG GTAAAGTTGAGAAGAGACCGGCCAAGAAATCCATCACCATCTCCAAAACatcag CGGACGGCGACCCCCACTTTGTGGTGGACTTCCCGCTCAGCAAACTGACCGCGTGCTTCAACATCAACGGGGAAGCCGGACACGTCCTGCGTCTGGTCTCTGACCGCGGACACTCCG GCGTGACGGTGAACGGTAAGCTAATCGGCGCCCCGGCTCCACCGGGCAGCCGCAAGCAGCAGCGCACCTATTTCAGCGCCATCGCCGTCGTGGTGGAGCGGCCCAAACGCGCCTACATTGAGGTGACGCCTAAGAAGGTCATCCTGGACGGGAGGGACCGGCTGGTGCTGCCCTGCCACGCCACGGCGGCGGTGGACAGCGGCGCTCTGGCGGTGTCCATCGTGGCGGAGGCCAATGTGACGGTGACGGTGGGGGGGAACATCAGCTTTGTGATTCTGCTGCATCGGTACAAGAACCCGGCCCCCTACCAGAGAGACCACCTGGGGTTCTACATCGGCCACAGCGAGGGGCTGTCACCAAACTGCCACGGCCTGCTGG GTCAGTTCCTGTATGAggaagtgggcgtggcacagcttCCCGCCGCAGGCGACGGGAAGCCGTCGCCCTTCGTCCTGAAGGTGAAGGAGCGGACGGTGCCGGTGGTTCAGAAGAGCAGGCGGATCTACGGCGGCGCCCAGAGCGTGGACTGCTGGTTCGCCCGCAACAACGCAGCCGAGCTGATCGACGGCCGGTACCGGGACTATTTGATGACGCACATGTTCGACACCGGGAGCTGGCCGCGCGGGACGAACGAACGGCGTCTGAATTAG